The DNA region GGCAATAAAAAGTAATTTgtggtggagatgtggctaagtggtaaagggcttgcctagcatgaggtcCTGTGTTAACTCAGCAAATAGAAAAtgggaagccaggcatggtggatcatacctgtaattttagctattgaGGCAGTTTGAAGTCACCCTGGGAAAAAGACTCAGGAGACCCACATGTCCACACTGAGAAGAGCTGTATATGGTGATAGCTGCCTGTTACCCCTTCCAAGGAAGCCTAATTATGAGAGCCTACTTGCAAAAAAAGGGccgggggcatggctcaagtggtagagtgcctattgGCAAGCTCACAGCCCTGAATTTAAACActattaccaccaaaaaagaggATGGAGAGTCTCCAGTGCTGGCTAGAGTGGGATGTGATAAATATTTTTACACACTTGGGCATGTTTGTAGGACTTTTTCAGTGGGGAAGTAATTTGACAACATAGTAAAAGCTTTAAATGTATTACACCTCAACCCATTAAATGCTTCTTGGGAGCCTTAAAGGAGTAATAGGAAATAAGGCAAGACATGCCTTACGTGAAATATTACTACAGAATACATGCGGGGGGGAGCCCACAGGATAATTCCAGAGAGaagctaagtgaagtgagacctggccaggtaccagtgctcAAATGTTGGTAGCTTACTCAGGAGTCttggagctgaggatcacagtttgaagccaccccatggaggaaagtccatgagacttcaattaaccataaaaaaatggagtgtggctcaaatggtagggcactagctttcagcaaaacacTGCAGGGCAGCACCTAGGCTTATATATTTTCTAGCTCAGGCTAGCCTAAAATTAGATGGGAAAATAGAGTGGGATCACTCCTTTTTTGTATATCTACTAGGGGAAAAGTGCTGCTACAAAGGATAGGCATAGCATGAGGCCTGAggcaaatagaaatgaaaaggaagacaGATAAAACATTTAGGAAATAATAAGATCAAGAAAGTGATGTAATGGtgacattttttaatgaagaatgGTCACAGATCAGTGAGTAGTATTAAGCCACCtttagattattttatttctaatgcctgTTTGGTGTGTCTGCAGTATATGGGCCCTAAGATAGGTTTTCTGGGTTTAGTTTGTTGACAGATCACCTTCCACCCCtttttttgaggtactggggtttgagcctcACACACTCACTTGACTTGCATGTTTTGCTGACACCACTTAACCCacctctccagccctgctttttgctaacTATTTTGGAGACGATTTtgtggactttattgcctgggatgacttcaagCCAtcgtcctcaagatctcagccttctgaatagctaggattacaggcttgagccaccagtgccagctcctcccccccccttggGGCTTCCCTGATAGCTGGGGAAGgaggttgtttgtgtgtgtgtgtgtgtgtggtttttttttttttttttttggttgaaggcttgaattcaggcctgtgcactgtccatgagttcttttgctcaaggctagcactctataccactttgaggcatagctccaagctccacttcagctttttgagtggttaattggagatgagtctcacagtgacttttctgccccgactgggtttgaactgtgatcctcagatctcagcctcctgagtagctaggattacaagattgagccacccacacctggaGTACACTCATATTCTTGAAGACTAGTGATTggctgactggctttgaacctgactTAAAGCTCATCTGTCGCCATCCCTTACTTGATTTTAATAGGCTCATATTCTATACACTTAAGTTATCTGCTTGAAACAAATGAGATGATACTGTTTATGACTATCCTGACGATTGTATCTGAACTATGTGTCCCTCTGGGGTGCTTTTGCACATAGTATTATGCAACCTGTCCATTTACCTAATGACATACTGAACATCTTTCCGTATCGGCACATGGATCTCTGCTTATTTGAATGTTCTTGTAATGTGCATATCTATGAATATCTTTGCATTTACATTCACATGTCCAATCATTCCTGCAAGGTACTGCTATACTAGTAGTTCTGCCACATTACATTTATAATGTTCTTACAAGAGCCTATGATGCCTGCTGGGGGTAAATTGCCCAtatataaaccaaaaaaaaaagacagcacatATATCTTGGAGTTAATACTCATCACAGATACATGCTTTCCTTTCTAGGTCCTGTCCCTCAGTTCATCCCTTCTCTCAGAACATCGGAGACAATCTGTTAATTCCATTCGGGAACTCATTAGGACTTCTCTGACGAGAAAGAACCAAGATTATGTAAGTCAAGGGAATTGTTTTGTGTGGCACACCAAGAGATTAATGAGACTTTTTGCACTCTTACTAGTCCTCCCTGCTACTTTCTTCACTACAATCTCATTTCCCTTGAAACTTTCAACTAACAATATTATTCTATGTCTTCTCTATGTATTCTCTATGTATTCTATGTCTTATCGCTCATTTGTCCACTTTCAATTTAGTTATCCTGCTTCTTGGGCTTTTTTAGAATCCCATATATGAATTTGAGCCTCCAATCACCCTGAATGATGTATTTCTTTATTGCTCCAAAATATTTTGTGTCTGTAACAGTTCTTATATTTGACACTTTGGGTGTTAAGTTGCAAGCATCTACCATAGCATTTTTTTCAGAAGCAGATATGCAGTTGTTTATGAATgagagtagatgaatggatgtatGGATGAATTACTTCTGTTCTTCCATTTTCTGCTGATTTCAAGCCAACCCTTAAAAATGGTGCTTTTATTCATTAGTTACCCAGTCTTGAAGGGCCGAGCCCCCATTGATTCCTTTCTCCTTCAGTTACTTTGTTCTTGAGTGAGTTCTGTGTTCTTCCATTTGTATTCATGGTCATCACCCTTGTTCAGGCCTACCTGGACTCTGTGAACATACTTTCATTATTCTTCACTTTGCCTCTGTTCAActaaatgaaatcattatttCTTTCAAATTGCTCTTCATGTCTTTTCCACTTAATTCATTCTCTCCTTAGAATTAAATGCCTATCTTTTGAGTGGTATCAAAAAACTGTGGGCATGTCTGCTCACAGTAGTTGAGTAGGTCAGAATAGCAGGTGTTAGTgaggaggaagaagcagaaaGTCACTTGGAAATGGTCTTGAAATATAACGTGAAGTCCAAATTACATGACAGCTAATGTATTCAGATAGGCCATTATGAAACATAGTAAAGGTCATCATAGAAAACAGTTGAGTAAAATACTTTATATTATTACAGTGGTTGGAATAAAAGCAAGGTTGAATGAGTTCCAGAAAGCAGGGACCACAACCTCCTGCGGAACAATCTCcagaagaagaaaattttaaaaagcccgcTAGAGGCAGTATGCAAAGAAGTAAGATGAGAGGTGCTGCCTCGGGGAAGAAGACCACTGGCCCACAGCCAAAGAATCTTGAGCCGGCTCTCCCTGGAAGATGGGGGGGGCGTTCTGCAGAGAACCCCCCTTCTGGATCGGTGCGAAAAACAAGAAAGAGCAAGCAAAAGGCTCCTGGGAACAGCGATGGTGGCAGTACCAGCGAAGCTCCCCAGCCCCCACGAAAGAAGAGGGCCCGAGCTGATACTACAGTTGAGACCGAAGAGGCATTCAAGAATAAGATGGAAGTGAAGGTGAAGATTCCAGAAGAATTAAAGCCGTGGCTCGTTGAGGACTGGGATCTGGTAACTCGACAGAAGCAGCTGTTTCAACTGCCTGCCAAGAAGAATGTGGATGCCATTCTAGAAGAGTATGCCAATTGTAAGAAATCACAGGGCAATGTTGATAATAAGGAATATGCTGTTAACGAAATTGTGGGAGGTATAAAAGAATATTTCAATGTGATGTTGGGCACTCAGCTGCTGTATAAATTTGAAAGGCCTCAGTATGCTGAGATTCTGTTGGCTTATCCTGATGCTCCTATGTCACAGGTTTATGGGGCACCACACCTGTTGCGATTGTTTGTTAGAATTGGAGCAATGTTGGCCTACACGCCCCTTGATGAAAAGAGCCTTGCATTATTGCTTGGCTATCTGCacgattttttaaaatatctggcCAAGAATTTTGCCTCTCTCTTTACCACCAGTGATTACAAAGTTGCGTCTGCCGATTATCACCGCAAAGCCCTGTGAAGGCTTTGTCACCACTGGTTGATGTTCAGTATCTGTAAACGATACTTCTTCTTAGTCTTTCCTTGTAAAATTGATGTTCCTTAAAATTGTTAATGTTATAACAGggcttatgtttttatttgttttctgatgtaaacagaaaataaaaggagtaCATGCTCCTTTATTTCAAAGTTGCTACCAGTGTATACAGTAATTAGATGAAGAAACATTCAGTAGAACATTTTATTGCCTAGTTGACAACATTGCTTGAATGCTGGTGGTTCTATCCCTTTGACACTACAAAATTTTCTAATATGTGTTAATGCTATGTGATAAAATGCCCTGATTCTTAGTGCCAAAGGTTCAACTCATGTATATACCTGAAAACCCTTGCATTTGTGTTCTTTGTTTATGGTGCTTGAAGTAAAACAACCCATCCAGTGCAAATCCATCTATGTTATCCCCTTGGCGTTCTATCTTTGCTGAAATTGTTGAAGGATGGTGGTTTAATGACTGTACTTGCGACTAATGCACGTTATGATAGACACAATGCATTATTGTGTAGCCATGGTTTTCTGAAAAACTTGGTATTTTAGGAGTTGTATTTCAGATCttaaataaaatttgtttctaAAATTCAAAGAAAGAGATTTTGCAATGTGCCATTAATACCACTGACGCCATCAAACTTAACAGGCTCATGAAAAACTAAGAGGTACAATTGATGAAttctaaccccccccccaaatgaaaGGGGGGTAAAGTATAGTGGGTGTGGCAGCCAGGACTATGATCTGTTATTTACTACCTTCTTCCCCTctcattgtatttttcttttctatttccttacccCATGACTGGCTGGCATAATGATatttaatggttatttttttttttttttaccagtctgggccttggattcagggcctgagcacaggtccctggcttctttttgctcaaggctagcactctaccacttgatccacagcgccacttctggccattttctatatatgtggtgctggggaatcgaacccagggcttcatgtatacaaggcaagcactctaccactaggccatattcccagctcttaatGGTTAATTCTTAACAGTACCTTATACTTGCCCTGGAGGTTTTACAAGGAAACATGGGAAGTCACCTTAGCTATTATATCTATCAGAAATACTTGTATTCTTGGCCAAGAATAGCAGATTTTCCTGGTTACAACACAGATAAAATGTTCTCTTTATAATCCCTCGTATGCAGTGTTGGGAATCCTAAAGTAAAGGAGATGGTGTTGGATGCTTAGCATAGACATTTCCCAGTCAAATCAATTTTTTTCATGGATATTGTAGAATATTtggaacaaaaatagaaataataaaggaTGGGGGGGGCagttggctcaggtggtaaagtgcctagcaagtgtggagccctgagttcaaaacccagaactcggggctggggatatagcctagtggcaagagtgcctgcctcggatacacgaggccctaggttcgattccccagcaccacatatacagaaaacggccagaagcggcgctgtggctcaagtggcagagtgctagccttgagcgggaagaagccagggacagtgttcaggccctgagtccaaggcccaggactggccaaaaaaaaaaaaaaaacccagaactccctccctccaagAGTCATGAATAATCCTATAGGATTAAAATTTTGTGTATGAGTGTATTGCTacttgggcctgaactcagtgATGCACTCTTGCTAAGCTTTTTCAAAAGAGGTCACtgctggctggtactctaccacttgggccacattggtaaattttttctgttaagtTGGAGAtagtctggtggacttttctgcctgggctggcttttaattgGTTcttcgatctcagcttcctgtgtagctaggattataagcatgagctatcaGCCAGCACCCTGCATGATAAGACTGTGTAATATTTTTTAACCAAGTTATTAGCAGAGGGGTAGAATTGAGGCAAGGTGTCTGTCATCTTAAGGGATCATAACAAAAGTACTGCAGTCCAAGTGGCTTAAACAGTAGGAATTTATTTTCACAGTTCTACAAGCTATTAGTCAGTTCACGGTATTGGAAGAGTTTCTTTGAGGCCTCCTGCTTGTACAACTGCACCTCCTTTTTCTTCAGTCTTCCTCTACAATTGGCTGTATTCTGATCTCACTAATTAGGACCCATTCGTTGGATTAGGGCCTACCCCAGTGACTTCATTTAATTTAACTATCTCTGTAAAACTTTTTATAAATAGTCCCATTCTGTAACTTAGGGTCAGCACTTCAACAGGAATTCAGGAGGGATCCAATTTAATCCTAAATATAGTTACTACTACCCTCAGAGAATGGGGGAAGGAATCTTAGTGGAATGGTATACAGCTCCATGGAAAATGGTCTGACAGCAACAGTGAGCTTCAGGATGGAGTCAGCTCCTAGTGATCCTGAAAAGTGAAGCCAAGGTAGAGATTAGTATCTCATTTTGCTTGCCTCCCTACTGCCTCCTACATAGTATTTCCTTTTGGTCAAGCTCTGCCACAAGGCTACAGATAACTTTGGTGTGGTCTGTATTGGCAAGACTGAGATATACAGAGCAGAATGGGAAATGGATACGGGAAAGTGTTTAAACTGGAAAAGACCATCACATGCAAAATAaccagatactattttgccataAGTATATAGAATTACACATACATAGAGTATTTCCCCCAAAACTGATGTAAGAAGGAAATTCAGCCAGCTTATTAGGAATTTGATTAAATACAAGTGTAAAAATAGGGAAATTTTGAAAAAAGTGAGTCGCTACACTGTGTAATTTGTTAGAAAATGGTACTCTGGGGGAAGGAGAACTAGTACAAGAATGTGAATTTAGAACCTTAGCTAGTGCTAAGTGCTTTTATGCACCTAAATATATAGGAGGAACTGGAATTTTTGAAAATGTGCATATGTATTGTCTTCACATGTTAGAACATTTGAATAAGTAGTGAATGAATAtaatattcaagaaatatttagaGCCa from Perognathus longimembris pacificus isolate PPM17 chromosome 28, ASM2315922v1, whole genome shotgun sequence includes:
- the Morf4l2 gene encoding mortality factor 4-like protein 2, encoding MSSRKQGPQPPAEQSPEEENFKKPARGSMQRSKMRGAASGKKTTGPQPKNLEPALPGRWGGRSAENPPSGSVRKTRKSKQKAPGNSDGGSTSEAPQPPRKKRARADTTVETEEAFKNKMEVKVKIPEELKPWLVEDWDLVTRQKQLFQLPAKKNVDAILEEYANCKKSQGNVDNKEYAVNEIVGGIKEYFNVMLGTQLLYKFERPQYAEILLAYPDAPMSQVYGAPHLLRLFVRIGAMLAYTPLDEKSLALLLGYLHDFLKYLAKNFASLFTTSDYKVASADYHRKAL